A window of Streptomyces gilvosporeus contains these coding sequences:
- the dnaE gene encoding DNA polymerase III subunit alpha — MAKPPFTHLHVHTQYSLLDGAARLSDMFTAANDMGMTHIAMSDHGNLHGAYDFFHSAKKAGVTPIIGIEAYVAPESRRNKRKIQWGQPHQKRDDVSGSGGYTHKTIWAANKTGLHNLFRLSSDAYAEGWLQKWPRMDKETISQWSEGLIASTGCPSGELQTRLRLGQYDEALKSAAEYQDIFGKDRYFLELMDHGIEIERRVRDGLLEIGKKLGIPPLVTNDSHYTYAHESAAHDALLCIQTGKNLSDPGRFRFDGTGYYLKSTEEMYAIDSSDAWQLGCDNTRLVADQIDVSGMFEKRDLMPKFEIPEEGYTEVTWFKEEVRRGMNRRFPGGVPEDRQRQAEYEMDVIIQMGFPGYFLVVADFIMWAKNNGIAVGPGRGSAAGSIVAYAMGITDLDPIEHGLIFERFLNPERVSMPDVDIDFDERRRVEVIRYVTEKYGADKVAMIGTYGKIKAKNAIKDSARVLGYPYAMGDRLTKAMPADVLGKGIDLSGITDPKHPRYSEAGEIRGMYENEPDVKKVIDTAKGVEGLVRQMGVHAAGVIMSSEPIVDHAPVWVRHTDGVTITQWDYPQCESLGLLKMDFLGLRNLTIMDDAVKMVKKNKGVDLELLSVPLDDPKTFELLCRGDTLGVFQFDGGPMRSLLRQMQPDNFEDISAVSALYRPGPMGMNSHINYAERKNGRQEITPIHPELEEPLKETLGLTYGLIVYQEQVQKAAQIVAGYSLGEADILRRVMGKKKPEELAKNFVLFQEGAKKKGFSDQAIQALWDVLVPFAGYAFNKAHSSAYGLVTYWTAYLKANYPAEYMSALLTSVRDDKDKSAVYLNECRKMGIKVLPPNVNESEANFAAQGDDVILFGLTAVRNVGQNVVDSIIRCRKAKGKYSSFPDYLDKVDAVVCNKRTTESLIKAGAFDELGHTRKGLMAHYEPMIDNVVQVKRKEAEGQFDLFGGMGDDAADDGPGFGLDIEFSDVEWDKTYLLAQEREMLGLYVSDHPLFGLEHVLSDKADAAIAQLTGGDYSDGSIVTIGGIISGLQRKMTKQGNAWAIATVEDLAGSLDCMFFPATYQLVSTQLVEDTIVFVKGRLDKREDVPRLVAMEMMVPDLSEAGANAPVTITIPTVKVTPPMVEKLGEVLSSHRGSTEVRIKLLGARKTTVLRLDRHRVTADPSLFGDLKVLLGPSCLAG; from the coding sequence GTGGCCAAGCCGCCCTTCACGCACCTGCACGTCCACACCCAGTACTCGCTGCTGGACGGTGCGGCGCGGCTGAGCGACATGTTCACGGCGGCCAACGACATGGGCATGACGCATATCGCCATGTCCGACCACGGCAACCTCCACGGCGCCTACGACTTCTTCCATTCGGCGAAGAAGGCCGGCGTGACCCCGATCATCGGCATCGAGGCCTATGTGGCCCCCGAGTCGCGCCGCAACAAGCGCAAGATCCAGTGGGGTCAGCCGCACCAGAAGCGCGACGACGTCTCCGGCTCCGGCGGTTACACCCACAAGACCATCTGGGCGGCGAACAAAACCGGACTGCACAACCTCTTCCGGCTCTCCTCGGACGCCTACGCCGAGGGCTGGCTCCAGAAGTGGCCCCGGATGGACAAGGAGACCATCTCCCAGTGGTCGGAGGGCCTGATCGCCTCCACCGGCTGCCCCTCCGGCGAGCTCCAGACCCGGCTGCGCCTGGGCCAGTACGACGAGGCCCTGAAGTCCGCCGCCGAGTACCAGGACATCTTCGGCAAGGACCGGTACTTCCTGGAGCTGATGGACCACGGCATCGAGATCGAGCGCCGGGTCCGCGACGGCCTGCTGGAGATCGGCAAGAAGCTCGGCATCCCGCCACTGGTCACCAACGACTCGCACTACACCTACGCCCACGAGTCGGCGGCGCACGACGCCCTGCTGTGCATCCAGACCGGTAAGAACCTCTCGGACCCGGGCCGCTTCCGCTTCGACGGCACCGGCTACTACCTCAAGTCCACCGAGGAGATGTACGCCATCGACTCCTCGGACGCCTGGCAGCTGGGCTGCGACAACACCCGCCTGGTCGCCGACCAGATCGATGTCTCCGGGATGTTCGAAAAGCGCGACCTGATGCCCAAGTTCGAGATCCCGGAGGAGGGCTACACCGAGGTCACCTGGTTCAAGGAGGAAGTGCGCCGCGGCATGAACCGCCGCTTCCCCGGCGGCGTCCCCGAAGACCGCCAGCGCCAGGCCGAGTACGAGATGGACGTCATCATCCAGATGGGGTTCCCCGGCTACTTCCTCGTCGTCGCCGACTTCATCATGTGGGCCAAGAACAACGGCATCGCGGTCGGCCCCGGCCGTGGCTCCGCGGCCGGTTCGATCGTCGCGTACGCCATGGGCATCACCGACCTCGACCCGATCGAGCACGGGCTGATCTTCGAGCGGTTCCTCAACCCCGAGCGCGTCTCCATGCCCGATGTCGACATCGACTTCGACGAGCGCAGGCGCGTCGAAGTCATCCGGTACGTCACGGAGAAGTACGGCGCCGACAAGGTCGCCATGATCGGCACCTACGGCAAGATCAAGGCCAAGAACGCCATCAAGGACTCCGCCCGCGTACTGGGCTACCCGTACGCGATGGGCGACCGCCTCACCAAGGCCATGCCCGCCGACGTCCTGGGCAAGGGCATCGACCTCTCCGGCATCACGGACCCCAAGCACCCCCGCTACAGCGAGGCCGGCGAGATCCGGGGGATGTACGAGAACGAACCGGACGTGAAGAAGGTCATCGACACCGCCAAGGGCGTCGAGGGCCTGGTGCGCCAGATGGGCGTGCACGCGGCCGGCGTGATCATGTCCAGCGAGCCCATCGTCGACCACGCCCCGGTCTGGGTCCGGCACACCGACGGCGTGACCATCACGCAGTGGGACTACCCCCAGTGCGAATCGCTCGGCCTGCTGAAGATGGACTTCCTGGGCCTGCGCAACCTCACCATCATGGACGACGCCGTCAAGATGGTGAAGAAGAACAAGGGCGTCGACCTGGAGCTGCTGTCCGTACCGCTCGACGACCCCAAGACCTTCGAGCTGCTGTGCCGCGGTGACACCCTGGGCGTCTTCCAGTTCGACGGCGGCCCGATGCGGTCGCTGCTGCGCCAGATGCAGCCCGACAACTTCGAGGACATTTCCGCCGTCTCGGCCCTCTACCGGCCGGGCCCGATGGGCATGAACTCGCATATCAACTACGCCGAGCGCAAGAACGGCCGCCAGGAGATCACCCCGATCCACCCGGAGCTGGAAGAGCCGCTCAAGGAGACCCTCGGCCTGACGTACGGCCTGATCGTCTACCAGGAGCAGGTGCAGAAGGCCGCCCAGATCGTCGCCGGGTACTCGCTGGGCGAAGCCGACATCCTGCGCCGCGTCATGGGCAAGAAGAAGCCCGAGGAACTGGCGAAGAACTTCGTGCTCTTCCAGGAGGGCGCGAAGAAGAAGGGCTTCTCCGACCAGGCCATCCAGGCCCTGTGGGACGTCCTGGTCCCCTTCGCCGGCTACGCCTTCAACAAGGCGCACTCCTCCGCGTACGGCCTGGTCACCTACTGGACCGCCTACCTCAAGGCGAACTACCCGGCCGAGTACATGTCCGCGCTGCTCACCTCGGTCCGCGACGACAAGGACAAGTCCGCGGTCTATCTCAACGAGTGCCGCAAGATGGGCATCAAGGTGCTGCCGCCGAACGTCAACGAATCCGAGGCCAACTTCGCGGCCCAGGGCGACGACGTCATCCTCTTCGGCCTGACCGCGGTCCGCAACGTCGGCCAGAACGTGGTCGACTCGATCATCCGCTGCCGCAAGGCGAAGGGGAAGTACTCCTCCTTCCCCGACTACCTCGACAAGGTCGACGCGGTCGTCTGCAACAAGCGCACCACCGAATCGCTGATCAAGGCCGGCGCCTTCGACGAGCTGGGGCACACCCGCAAGGGTCTGATGGCGCACTACGAGCCGATGATCGACAACGTGGTGCAGGTCAAGCGCAAGGAGGCCGAGGGGCAGTTCGACCTCTTCGGTGGGATGGGCGACGATGCCGCGGACGACGGCCCCGGCTTCGGTCTGGACATCGAGTTCTCCGATGTCGAATGGGACAAGACCTATCTCCTGGCCCAGGAGCGGGAGATGCTCGGTCTCTACGTCTCCGACCACCCGCTCTTCGGCCTCGAACACGTCCTGAGCGACAAGGCGGACGCCGCCATCGCCCAGTTGACCGGCGGCGACTACTCCGACGGCTCCATCGTCACCATCGGCGGCATCATCTCGGGCCTCCAGCGCAAGATGACCAAACAGGGCAACGCCTGGGCCATCGCCACCGTGGAGGATCTGGCCGGCTCCCTGGACTGCATGTTCTTCCCCGCGACCTATCAGCTGGTGTCCACCCAGCTCGTCGAGGACACCATCGTCTTCGTCAAGGGCCGCCTCGACAAGCGCGAGGACGTCCCGCGGCTGGTGGCCATGGAGATGATGGTCCCCGACCTGTCGGAGGCGGGCGCCAACGCCCCGGTGACGATCACCATCCCCACGGTCAAGGTCACCCCGCCGATGGTCGAGAAGCTCGGCGAGGTGCTCAGCAGCCACCGCGGTTCGACGGAGGTCCGCATCAAGCTCCTGGGCGCCCGCAAGACGACCGTGCTGCGCCTGGACCGCCACCGGGTCACCGCCGACCCGTCCCTCTTCGGCGATCTGAAGGTGCTGCTCGGCCCGTCCTGCCTGGCGGGCTGA
- a CDS encoding DUF2252 domain-containing protein yields MPSPHAPAPDAAQRGEEILAVFDTAFGELLAADPAAFRVKFRKMAASAFAFYRGTACLFYKDLEDGKDSGPYLDDRTARVWIHGDLHAENFGTYMDSTGRLIFNVNDFDEAYVGPFTWDLKRFAASVALIGYAKALSDEQITGLVRVYAAAYRDRIHALASGAKDDDVPPFTLDTAEGPLLDALRDARSLTRFGLLESMTEIREFERRFAEGGGSVELDAATRYKVLAAFDGYLETLPDSSLDRPDSYRVKDVVGRRGIGIGSAGLPSYNILLEGHSDALENDVVIYMKQAQTPAASRHIADPAVRGYFQHEGHRTVISQRALQDHADPWLGWTELDGAGQLVAEISPYAVDLDWSDIDDLEEIAAVVADLGRATATMHAAADDESGHSLVPFSTERAIDAALAADEDGFAPLLVDFAHSYGARARADHQIFVDLFRNGRIPGL; encoded by the coding sequence ATGCCGTCCCCGCACGCCCCGGCACCGGACGCCGCCCAGCGCGGCGAGGAGATCCTCGCCGTCTTCGACACCGCCTTCGGAGAGCTGCTCGCCGCCGACCCGGCGGCCTTCCGCGTCAAGTTCCGGAAGATGGCCGCCTCGGCGTTCGCCTTCTACCGGGGCACCGCCTGCCTGTTCTACAAGGACCTGGAGGACGGCAAGGACAGCGGTCCCTACCTGGACGACCGCACCGCCCGGGTGTGGATCCACGGCGATCTGCACGCCGAGAACTTCGGCACCTACATGGACTCCACGGGCCGACTGATCTTCAACGTCAACGACTTCGACGAGGCGTATGTCGGCCCGTTCACCTGGGACCTCAAGCGCTTCGCCGCCTCGGTGGCGCTGATCGGCTACGCCAAGGCGCTCAGCGACGAGCAGATCACCGGCCTGGTGCGGGTCTACGCCGCCGCCTACCGCGACCGCATCCACGCACTGGCCTCCGGGGCCAAGGACGACGACGTGCCGCCCTTCACCCTGGACACCGCCGAGGGCCCGCTGCTGGACGCCCTGCGCGACGCCCGCTCGCTGACCCGCTTCGGGCTCCTGGAGTCGATGACCGAGATCCGCGAGTTCGAACGCCGCTTCGCCGAGGGCGGCGGCAGCGTCGAACTGGACGCGGCCACCCGCTACAAGGTCCTCGCCGCGTTCGACGGCTATCTGGAGACGCTGCCGGATTCGAGCCTGGACCGCCCGGACTCCTACCGGGTCAAGGACGTCGTCGGCCGCCGCGGCATCGGCATCGGCTCGGCCGGGCTGCCCTCGTACAACATCCTGCTGGAGGGCCACAGCGACGCCCTGGAGAACGACGTCGTCATCTACATGAAGCAGGCGCAGACCCCGGCCGCCTCCCGGCACATCGCCGACCCCGCGGTCCGCGGCTACTTCCAGCACGAGGGCCACCGCACGGTGATCTCCCAGCGCGCCCTCCAGGACCACGCCGACCCGTGGCTGGGCTGGACCGAGCTGGACGGCGCCGGCCAGCTGGTCGCCGAGATCTCCCCGTACGCCGTCGATCTGGACTGGTCGGACATCGACGACCTGGAGGAGATCGCCGCCGTGGTCGCCGACCTCGGGCGGGCGACGGCCACCATGCACGCCGCCGCGGACGACGAGAGCGGCCACTCGCTGGTGCCGTTCTCCACCGAGCGCGCCATCGACGCCGCCCTCGCGGCCGACGAGGACGGCTTCGCACCGCTCCTGGTGGACTTCGCGCACTCCTACGGGGCCCGCGCCCGCGCCGACCACCAGATCTTCGTGGACCTCTTCCGCAACGGGCGGATCCCCGGTCTGTGA
- a CDS encoding thioredoxin domain-containing protein produces MSNRNNQANKQAARERLRAERERQAKKDKTKRQLIVGGAVVGVLAVAGGIGLAVANAGGGSGSVSSGGGTDWSKVAKQRLVKPANTSGTNGTTVVIGKPDAKNTVSLFEDPRCPGCAAFEETVGATVEKDIKDGKYKASYHIGTFLDGNLQGTGSKNALSALGAALNVSPDAFLKYKYALYSKQYHPEETGPDKFADDSYLIKVANTIPALKGNAAFQKNVKSGTYDRWALAMSDDFNSHKDVTSTPTIKVNDTVIGTKTPQGVAAPSTVAQFNSMVNKELKH; encoded by the coding sequence ATGAGCAATCGCAACAACCAGGCCAACAAGCAGGCGGCCCGCGAGCGGCTGCGCGCCGAGCGTGAGCGGCAGGCGAAGAAGGACAAGACGAAGCGGCAGCTGATCGTCGGCGGCGCGGTCGTCGGCGTGCTGGCGGTGGCCGGCGGAATCGGGCTGGCGGTCGCCAACGCCGGCGGCGGCTCCGGCAGCGTCTCCTCGGGCGGCGGCACCGACTGGTCGAAGGTCGCCAAGCAGCGGCTCGTCAAGCCCGCCAACACCTCCGGCACCAACGGCACCACCGTCGTCATCGGCAAGCCGGACGCCAAGAACACCGTCAGCCTCTTCGAGGACCCGCGCTGCCCGGGCTGCGCGGCCTTCGAGGAGACCGTCGGCGCGACCGTCGAGAAGGACATCAAGGACGGCAAGTACAAGGCGTCGTACCACATCGGGACGTTCCTGGACGGCAACCTCCAGGGCACCGGCTCGAAGAACGCGCTCAGCGCCCTGGGCGCCGCGCTCAACGTCAGCCCGGACGCGTTCCTGAAGTACAAGTACGCGCTGTACTCGAAGCAGTACCACCCGGAGGAGACCGGCCCGGACAAGTTCGCCGACGACAGCTACCTGATCAAGGTCGCGAACACCATCCCGGCGCTCAAGGGCAACGCGGCCTTCCAGAAGAACGTCAAGTCCGGCACCTACGACCGGTGGGCGCTGGCGATGTCCGACGACTTCAACTCGCACAAGGACGTCACCAGCACGCCGACCATCAAGGTCAACGACACCGTGATCGGCACCAAGACGCCGCAGGGCGTCGCGGCGCCCTCCACCGTGGCGCAGTTCAACTCGATGGTGAACAAGGAGCTCAAGCACTGA
- a CDS encoding thioredoxin domain-containing protein, translating to MSTRNSQAAKNAARERIRAERERQKKQERTRRQLVVAAAVAGVLVVAAGIGFGIMKLTEPTGWEAAAEAKLVTPAHTQGKNGTEILIGDPKATQTLEVFEDVRCPACAGFEQSTGQELIKDIKEGRFKVRYTMYSFIDGLSGGEGSKNALSALGAALNVSPDAFLKFKTALYSVKNHPDEREDTYAKDSALLKVAAEVPELKGNKAFETAVTKGTYDRWAMEMTKLFGRKGVRGTPTFMHGDKKLVMDKIVPTQQMTQAQYNQQSLDNFKKMIDKEFGPAKAPGKGTGKDGGRGIAKGEKDPTGKN from the coding sequence ATGAGCACTCGCAACAGCCAGGCCGCCAAGAACGCGGCCCGCGAACGCATCCGCGCCGAGCGCGAGCGGCAGAAGAAGCAGGAGAGGACGCGGCGCCAGCTCGTGGTGGCCGCGGCGGTGGCCGGCGTGCTGGTGGTGGCCGCCGGTATCGGCTTCGGCATCATGAAGCTGACCGAGCCCACCGGCTGGGAGGCCGCCGCGGAGGCCAAGCTCGTCACACCGGCCCACACCCAGGGCAAGAACGGCACCGAGATCCTCATAGGCGACCCGAAGGCCACCCAGACGCTGGAGGTCTTCGAGGACGTCCGCTGCCCGGCGTGCGCGGGCTTCGAGCAGAGCACCGGCCAGGAGCTGATCAAGGACATCAAGGAGGGCCGGTTCAAGGTCCGCTACACGATGTACTCGTTCATCGACGGGCTGTCGGGCGGCGAGGGCTCGAAGAACGCGCTGAGCGCCCTGGGTGCGGCGCTCAACGTCAGCCCGGACGCGTTCCTGAAGTTCAAGACGGCGCTGTACTCCGTCAAGAACCACCCCGACGAGCGCGAGGACACCTACGCCAAGGACTCGGCGCTGCTCAAGGTGGCGGCCGAGGTGCCGGAGCTCAAGGGCAACAAGGCGTTCGAGACGGCGGTCACCAAGGGGACCTACGACCGCTGGGCGATGGAGATGACCAAGCTGTTCGGCCGTAAGGGCGTGCGCGGCACCCCGACCTTCATGCACGGCGACAAGAAGCTGGTGATGGACAAGATCGTCCCGACCCAGCAGATGACGCAGGCGCAGTACAACCAGCAGTCGCTCGACAACTTCAAGAAGATGATCGACAAGGAGTTCGGCCCGGCCAAGGCCCCGGGGAAGGGGACCGGCAAGGACGGCGGACGGGGCATCGCCAAGGGCGAGAAGGACCCCACGGGCAAGAACTGA
- a CDS encoding alkaline phosphatase D family protein: protein MTDHDHISRRSAVTAVAATAALLPLAGAATAHAQGGPGPRPFRHGVASGDPLPDGILLWTRVTPTDEATPGSGRGPAVKVAWQVAKDEGFATVVAHGSVTATSAADHTVKADVRGLRPATTYYYRFTADGQHSPVGRTRTAPAAGTSPGSVRFGVVSCANWESGYFSPYRHLAARRDLDAVLHLGDYIYEYKSGEYPDFKYVVRPHSPAHELLTLADYRIRHGVHKTDPDALAMHAAHPVIAIWDDHEFADNAWKGGAVNHTPATEGPWARRMAAAKQAYFEWMPVRPSIAGTTYRRLRFGTLADLHLLDLRSFRDQQAKPGSGAVDDPSRTMTGRAQLDWLKTGLARSDTAWRLVGTSVMISQLAFGAIPAHLLGPLADILGIPKEGLAVNTDQWDGYTDDRRKLLTHLSDRGIDNTVFLSGDIHMAWANDVPVEAATYPHRRPVATEFVVTSVSSDNVDDILHVAPHTVSLAGVAAIRAANRHVKWLDMDSHGYGVLDVTAERTQMDYFGVSDKTDPNATSALLRSYLTRSGTQHMEKADGPVA, encoded by the coding sequence GTGACCGATCATGACCACATTTCACGCCGCTCCGCCGTCACGGCCGTAGCCGCCACCGCCGCGCTCCTCCCGCTGGCCGGCGCCGCCACCGCACACGCCCAGGGCGGCCCCGGCCCCCGCCCCTTCCGGCACGGCGTCGCCTCCGGCGACCCGCTGCCCGACGGCATCCTGCTGTGGACCCGGGTGACCCCGACCGACGAGGCCACCCCGGGCTCGGGCCGCGGACCGGCCGTGAAGGTGGCCTGGCAGGTGGCGAAGGACGAGGGCTTCGCCACCGTCGTGGCACACGGCAGCGTCACCGCCACCAGCGCCGCCGACCACACCGTCAAGGCCGACGTCCGGGGCCTGCGCCCGGCCACCACGTACTACTACCGCTTCACCGCCGACGGGCAGCACTCCCCCGTCGGCCGCACCCGCACCGCGCCCGCCGCCGGTACGTCACCCGGCAGCGTCCGCTTCGGCGTGGTCTCCTGTGCCAACTGGGAGTCCGGCTACTTCTCGCCGTACCGGCATCTGGCCGCCCGCCGCGACCTGGACGCGGTGCTGCACCTCGGCGACTACATCTACGAGTACAAGTCCGGCGAATACCCCGACTTCAAGTACGTCGTACGCCCCCACTCCCCCGCCCACGAGCTGCTCACCCTCGCCGACTACCGCATCCGGCACGGCGTCCACAAGACCGACCCGGACGCGCTGGCGATGCACGCCGCGCACCCGGTCATCGCGATCTGGGACGACCACGAGTTCGCCGACAACGCCTGGAAGGGCGGCGCGGTCAACCACACCCCGGCCACCGAGGGCCCGTGGGCGCGGCGGATGGCCGCGGCGAAGCAGGCGTACTTCGAGTGGATGCCGGTGCGCCCCTCCATCGCCGGGACCACCTACCGCCGGCTGCGCTTCGGCACCCTGGCCGATCTGCATCTGCTGGACCTGCGGTCCTTCCGCGACCAGCAGGCCAAACCGGGCAGCGGCGCGGTGGACGACCCCAGCCGTACGATGACCGGCCGGGCCCAACTGGACTGGCTCAAGACGGGACTTGCCCGCTCGGACACCGCCTGGCGGCTGGTCGGCACCTCGGTGATGATCTCGCAGCTGGCGTTCGGGGCGATACCCGCCCATCTGCTGGGCCCGCTGGCCGACATCCTCGGCATCCCCAAGGAGGGCCTGGCCGTCAACACCGACCAGTGGGACGGCTACACCGACGACCGCCGCAAGCTGCTGACCCACCTCAGCGACCGCGGTATCGACAACACGGTGTTCCTGAGCGGCGACATCCACATGGCCTGGGCCAACGACGTGCCGGTGGAGGCGGCGACCTATCCGCACCGCAGGCCGGTGGCGACGGAGTTCGTGGTCACCTCCGTCTCCTCCGACAACGTCGACGACATCCTGCACGTCGCCCCGCACACCGTCTCGCTGGCCGGGGTCGCGGCGATCCGCGCCGCCAACCGCCATGTGAAGTGGCTGGACATGGACTCGCACGGCTACGGCGTCCTCGACGTCACCGCCGAGCGCACGCAGATGGATTACTTCGGCGTCTCCGACAAGACCGACCCGAACGCCACCAGCGCGCTGCTGCGCTCCTACCTGACGCGCAGCGGCACCCAGCACATGGAGAAGGCGGACGGGCCGGTGGCCTGA
- a CDS encoding dienelactone hydrolase family protein: MPEPSEPATGGSPTIVLFSSVCGVRPAVHAAADRLRAAGHEVIVPDLFDGRTADSVADGMALKEEFDKDDLLKRAVTAVAPYSDRGLVYAGFSFGAAIAQNLALADDKTRGLLLLHGTSDIAEGAAADDLPVQLHVADPDPYEPHDWLTAWYLQMRRAGADVEIFRYAGAGHLYTDPGLPDYDEEAAESTWRVVLGFLEGL, from the coding sequence GTGCCCGAGCCCAGCGAGCCCGCGACCGGCGGTTCTCCGACGATTGTCCTGTTTTCTTCGGTGTGCGGGGTGCGCCCCGCGGTGCATGCCGCGGCGGACCGGCTGCGGGCCGCAGGACACGAGGTGATCGTCCCCGACCTGTTCGACGGCAGGACCGCGGACTCGGTGGCCGACGGCATGGCCCTCAAGGAGGAGTTCGACAAGGACGACCTGCTCAAGCGGGCCGTGACGGCCGTGGCCCCGTACTCCGACCGCGGTCTGGTCTACGCCGGCTTCTCCTTCGGCGCCGCCATCGCCCAGAATCTGGCGCTGGCCGACGACAAGACCCGCGGGCTGCTCCTGCTGCACGGCACCTCCGACATCGCCGAGGGCGCCGCCGCCGACGATCTGCCCGTCCAGCTGCATGTCGCCGACCCCGACCCGTACGAACCGCACGACTGGCTGACCGCCTGGTACCTCCAGATGCGCCGGGCCGGCGCGGATGTGGAGATCTTCCGCTACGCCGGCGCCGGCCACCTCTACACCGATCCCGGCCTGCCCGATTACGACGAGGAGGCGGCGGAGAGCACCTGGCGGGTGGTGCTGGGGTTCCTGGAGGGGCTGTAG
- a CDS encoding mechanosensitive ion channel family protein: protein MSPEDVLRPIAVIGGAIVVTLILVHLADRTLRRIDAAHPETPLWGLLRRCRIPAQVVLGAALLRGAYDQTGLAVVAEHGMGIAQALTLVLIAATAWLLIKAAAAIVESAYTRYAAGARDQARVRRVRTQVTLIQRVVTATVVIVAAAAMLLTFPEMRAFGASMLASAGLLGIVAGIAAQSTLGNLFAGLQIAFGDMVRIGDTVVVDGQWGTVEEITLTFLTVRTWDERRITMPVSYFTGKPFENWSRGGAQMTGTVLFHLDHSAPVEKMRQRLLEILQECEDWDGRSWSLVVTDTTPSTMVVRALATARDADSIWAVRCQVRERMIEWLRTEHAYALPRIATAPAPLGDHTLTRGDKDAGPAG from the coding sequence GTGTCCCCGGAGGACGTGCTGCGCCCGATTGCCGTCATCGGCGGTGCGATCGTGGTCACGCTCATCCTGGTCCATCTCGCCGACCGCACCCTGCGCCGGATCGATGCCGCGCACCCCGAGACGCCCCTGTGGGGCCTGCTGCGCCGCTGCCGGATACCGGCCCAAGTCGTGCTGGGCGCGGCCCTGTTGCGCGGTGCCTACGACCAGACCGGGCTCGCGGTCGTCGCGGAGCACGGCATGGGGATCGCCCAGGCGCTGACCCTGGTGCTGATCGCGGCCACCGCCTGGCTGCTCATCAAGGCCGCGGCCGCCATCGTCGAGTCCGCGTACACCCGCTACGCGGCCGGGGCACGGGACCAGGCGCGGGTGCGGCGGGTCCGCACCCAGGTGACGCTGATCCAGCGGGTGGTGACGGCCACGGTCGTGATCGTCGCCGCGGCCGCGATGCTGCTGACCTTCCCGGAGATGCGCGCGTTCGGCGCCTCCATGCTGGCCTCGGCCGGGCTGCTGGGCATCGTCGCCGGTATCGCCGCCCAGTCCACGCTGGGCAATCTCTTCGCCGGCCTCCAGATCGCCTTCGGCGACATGGTGCGCATCGGCGACACCGTCGTCGTGGACGGCCAGTGGGGCACGGTCGAGGAGATCACCCTGACCTTTCTGACCGTACGGACCTGGGACGAGCGGCGGATCACCATGCCGGTCTCGTACTTCACCGGCAAACCGTTCGAGAACTGGTCGCGCGGCGGTGCGCAGATGACCGGCACGGTGCTCTTCCACCTCGACCACAGCGCACCGGTGGAGAAGATGCGCCAGCGGCTGCTGGAGATCCTCCAGGAGTGCGAGGACTGGGACGGCCGGTCCTGGAGCCTGGTGGTCACCGACACCACGCCGTCGACGATGGTGGTCCGGGCGCTGGCGACCGCCCGCGATGCGGACAGCATCTGGGCGGTGCGCTGCCAGGTGCGGGAGCGGATGATCGAGTGGCTGCGCACCGAGCACGCCTATGCGCTGCCCCGGATCGCCACGGCGCCCGCGCCGCTGGGCGACCACACCCTGACCAGGGGTGACAAGGACGCGGGCCCGGCGGGCTGA